Proteins from one Diprion similis isolate iyDipSimi1 chromosome 3, iyDipSimi1.1, whole genome shotgun sequence genomic window:
- the LOC124416724 gene encoding juvenile hormone esterase-like has product MASSSGARCLFLLLSLNIFYLSSYGYFDGTTQPEVTISQGTLRGKVVTTTHGRKVAAFLGIPYGQPPIGNRRFANPQPAGGWKGIRNATADGSMCPQIDSKDLTTVIGDEDCLNLNVFVPQIRNGKDSSLLPVMAYVFGGRFMLGSINSTMYGPTYLLNHDVVLVSFNYRLSALGFLSTGDKVASGNWGLKDQVLALKWVQRNIRHFYGDPDQVTLFGHSSGSACVQLLTLSKLTIGLYESEEFFEEFVENFDHLLSTLLYWTYQPDSGAAWIKAVKSYYFNDIEKMNRNEFLNNLTLLIGDGLFNYPVHSSLLEQFALGVNPQYFYVFNYRGTWSNTYTYGRTLVDYGVAHVDDLVYIFPYIDHNVALALNKTINENDAQMIEIMTQLWTSFAIHGKPLTSSFCGNTTWTPYSEKDNYLQIGNKSEITLEMKHVFLRERMRFWANLVESEIEPEAIVTIN; this is encoded by the exons ATGGCTTCAAGTTCAGGGGCGAGGTGTCTTTTTCTCTTACTATCGCTCAACATATTTTACTTGTCGAGTTATGGTTACTTCGATGGAACTACTCAACCGGAAGTGACCATTTCTCAAGGGACTTTGCGGGGAAAAGTTGTGACCACCACCCACGGCCGAAAGGTGGCGGCTTTTCTGGGAATTCCGTATGGACAACCACCGATAGGAAATAGGAG ATTTGCCAACCCGCAGCCAGCGGGTGGTTGGAAAGGAATTCGAAATGCTACTGCCGATGGAAGCATGTGTCCCCAAATAGATAGCAAAGACCTTACCACTGTCATCGGGGACGAAGACTGTCTGAACCTGAACGTGTTCGTACCgcag ATACGCAACGGTAAGGACTCCTCGCTACTTCCGGTAATGGCATACGTTTTCGGTGGGAGGTTCATGTTGGGCTCTATCAACTCAACGATGTACGGCCCGACGTATCTTTTGAACCATGATGTAGTTCTCGTCTCCTTCAACTATCGTCTGAGTGCTCTGGGGTTCTTGAGCACTGGCGACAAAGTGGCTTCCGGAAACTGGGGCCTGAAGGACCAGGTTCTTGCGCTCAAGTGGGTGCAGCGTAACATCAGACACTTTTACGGTGACCCTGATCAAGTGACACTATTCGGCCACAGCTCAGGGAGTGCATGCGTTCAGCTTCTGACGCTTTCGAAATTGACAATTG GGTTGTATGAAAGTGAGGAGTTTTTTGAGGAATTTGTGGAAAACTTTGATCACTTACTGTCGACTCTACTGTACTGGACGTATCAACCGGACTCCGGAGCCGCTTGGATCAAGGCCGTCAAGTCGTACTATTTCaatgacattgaaaaaatgaatagaaatgag TTCCTGAATAACTTGACGTTACTCATTGGCGATGGTTTGTTCAACTATCCAGTGCACTCCTCCCTCTTAGAACAGTTTGCATTGGGAGTGAACCCCCAATATTTCTACGTCTTCAATTATCGGGGCACCTGGAGTAACACTTACACTTACGGAAGAACTCTTGTGGACTACGGCGTAGCACACGTGGATGATCTTGTTTACATTTTTCCATATATAGACCACAATGTTGCCTTAGCTCTTAACAAAACCATTAATGAAAATGATGCGCAAATGATAGAAATCATGACACAATTGTGGACATCCTTTGCGATTCACGG TAAACCGTTAACCTCGTCTTTTTGCGGAAACACAACATGGACGCCGTACTCTGAAAAGGACAATTACCTTCAGATAG